The stretch of DNA ACGCTCAATTTCGTTGAGGCTGTCCAGCCTTTAGGATCATCTAAATCGTACTTGTTGCTGAAAAATTGCGATGGAATTATTTTCAACAGATTTGAGAGCGCCACTGAAATTTTCTCAACGCGGGCAGATGGTagttaattcatttgaatCTTACTGGACGAAGCAATGAGCCGCGGTTAAAATCCATCGGTCATTGATGAGCGATCCGCCGCAAGTCCAGGTCTTCTTCAACAGAGGAACGCCAACTACTGATGCGGTCGTAAATTTACCCCGTAATGAAACGACCCACGAATCCATATCCTCGCTAGCGATTTCTTTACCGCCGATAATTCGCCAGTCGCCATCGTCTGCACCAGCGACCGCTTTAAAAATACGAGGAAATCAGCAATTGAGTTATAAAAGCCGAGATATGACACAGGTGTCGGGTTATGGACCAATGACTTCAATCTAGAATATGATAACTCATTTATTCGTCAATTCGTCAATTAACCTCACATGATTTAAACCCACTTTGTACAAATCTAAAAGCGAAATCTATTAttccaaaaaaataaaaaatcgaaaattcgAAACGTCGACTTACTAAGTTAACCACCTTGTTAGAATTAGAATTGAGGAtagagattttaattctttcttTACGTAGGTCTATTTAACAAATATCTGAATTAAATCTAGCACGGAACTGTGGCACTGGACCCTGGAGTAGTCTACAAAATGGCCTCAAATAAATTGTGCTTGACTTATCCTATCACAGCGATTCAGGATAAAGGCCGAAGCCTTCGAATTTGATTACTAGATATTACTATAAAACGAGGCTTAATACTTACGGGCAGCGAGAATGCAGCAGAATGCAATTATACACGTTAAAATGGCGCGCATTGTACTCAAATACACCCAATAAACAGAGTGAAAAAGTGACAATTAATCGCAATATCTGGTGATATTTATAAGTGTCAATGAATTAATGTTAACAAATGATAACAATTTTTTGACAACGTGTGGGAAAATATTGTTGTATGCATGTATTTTTTCTCATCTGCACACACAAATGACGCCGGATTCGTGATGATAAAATCCACAGAATCTAATCACGTACAAAATTTGACCCACATATTTTAGCGTGTATCGttaattctaatttctaatcaatcaatatttcaCGTATTTTTTCGAAACGGAAGCAAAATGAAATGGTGGCTGATTTGGACcatactgaaaaaaaatccggTACGGCTAGAGGTACAATAAAAATGTTAGCATTAGCCtgtgtttttgttgttttctccCGTTAGAAAACTGATGGGACAATGTTTAAATTTTATATCATGCCgtatagaatttttttttagtatggtctgaatcagccaccatagcaTAAGGCTTTGAGGAAAGTAAATAAGACAGCGAATGACTGTagtgaactgatataaatTTCAGTATAGTTAACGAATAAAAACCCGCAGAAGCTTTGtagaaaaagtttattttcttACAGTTTCGGGGTTAATTCTTAACCTCATCTTCAGAGGAACAAAACATATTAGAAACtttaagaaaataaacttttctacaaatctactgtgggtttttatttgaaaacagCGAATATTCATTCTTTGAGAATAGTTACTAGTTAAAGCCGATGTGAATCATGTAGGCCGTCAGCTAACAAAGTTCATGTATGTTTTCAAAGGTATCTCATACCAGAGGTCGGTCCCGCTAGTGGCCTCAGACACGGATAATTAATCTGAGAAATGCTTTTTATTTCCTCTCGTCCCCGCCTTCACCTACAGATCCACCTGCCATGTTTTGATTTCGATATACGCAACATCAGCGAGTTGAATTTAGCTCGTGTTGAACTAAGGACCGCGCTGATTCAATTTCTAGGGTACCCGGCATGATACCAGGGCGTTTGTTCACGATGGAATTGGCAGAGTCAAAAATGACTAGGCTGGGAAAGTGGCAGAACAAAAAGTTACGCAATCATCTTAATTGTAAATTGATGGAAAATGCACATTTACATTTGGAAGTAGAATAGCAGAACCAGAATTGATGCAGATGTATGTCCCGACCATCTTACGAACTGTAGGCCACAAAGTGTTTCtatgaaatgtataaaatacGTCGATAGGTGCATAGTTTATTATCGATGCCAGACTCAATGATTATGTGGTTAAATGGATGAAACCAATCGCGTGATAAAACATTGAACTGTGATTAGATCGTGGATTTTCTCATACACTGCAAACACATCTACAGAGTTGgtttttcatatttaaaactcGTTGAAAACAAGTGAAACGCCCGGTTACATTCATAAACAGAATCACTAAATAAATCAAGTAACACATTTTCTATACCGTAGATTTATTTCACTCGGTAATTTCTCTAGTAAACATTTTAATTCGAAGACATCGTCGACTTGATCCAGTCGACGTAGTTTGAAACACGCGTGAAGAGGCCCGGTTTCAGGCCCGGGTCGCCAGGCGAGAGCGCAATACCAACCTGCACCCACTCATTACCACGCTGACACGCTAGAGGTTCACCGCTGTCAACCTGAAATGCATTATAGCGTAGTAAGTCCCtgatataaatcatcattatacgattattattaatttcaaaattaaatcttCGATATAGAGTTGAGGTAGTtcgataatcataaaagtgtAAACACGATGAATCTTATTTTCAGATGAGTAAATAAGTTTATTGAtaacgaacgttttcgggaatATTTCCCCTCATCGGGTATAAAACAAGTGACTGCAAATGGATAACATAGAGGTATACATACAAATCTCTGGTAATGACAAACTATTGAAATCGACTAATTAAACACTTGAAATTAACTGGTTGAATAGATTTCAACACTACTATGGACTAATTGAATATCAACAGTGTTTAATTAGCCAAAGCTATTAGTTTCGTCAGAAATGAAAAGCCAAAAGGCCGCTACAACGAGCACCAGAAGCaaggtccgatctaagcacttgtccgattcacccagtcctggcagtggttgtctccaccagtgatctccgtcgttctacgatcctagtgttaccaactgtggtacatcaggGTTTTTGGTGAATTGTCCGATTActcgggacaagtatattatcATAAGGGCAAGtagattatcattatcacttatCCAacgggctagtgcaattttatgtcacaaagcttttCCCCACTTGATACAACAGACGATatagtgccaccaatcggactgcttgtgtagggcaagtagcttttggaatggcaagcgaaatttcagatatgcttgccccccccccccccccgggcaagtgggtttcattccttagatcggaccctgggTTGAAaagaaagagtaaaacaaaAGAGAAGACGAAAAGACGAAGAACAAGAAAATGAGGCTACGTAGAGCAAACAATCGATTGAGGCAATATACAAACCTCACATATTCCTTGCTCTATATCCACAAAGTTACCAGCGCACAGAATTATAAAAGTATCTACGGAATTCTTGCTGTAACAATCGCGACCAGTTGTGATCGGCAGACGAAGCTCCTTCGCCTTGGAAGTTACAGGTTTTTCTGTACACACGAGAAACAAAAACCAAGCGTCATTTTGTTTTACCAGAAATGAAGAATTATTAGTCCCCCCGTTAGCGCCATCCTGGTAATAAGAATTCAGGAGTGTTGAAGAAGGATCCCGGGGACATCATTTACAAGAAATAAAATTGCGATGTATCtcaataacaataattaaTTTACGATTGATAAAAATTTTTGTCGATTTCATATCGCGAAATAGAATcagaaatttttttcttatttcaaaattttcccaTCCCCGGGACATCGTTTATAAAAGATAAAACTTCGATTTTGTGTCCAGTTATTATGTTGAGTTATTATCTCaacataaattcaatttttcatcaatCGTAAATGATTTTATGTCGAGATAACAACTCGACAAAGAATCGGCAAAACTTTTTAATAGTcgtaaatgatattttgttgGGACATCTCAACTCTTTATTTCTCGTAAATGACGTCCCAATTCACCTATAGATCCACCCCTGGGGTTAACATTTGAAATACCCAACTAAAACCCCGAAATAGTATGTTAAATCTCActgtatttcattgatttctatTCGTCCTTACGGTAGGTATTTTGCTAGTGAGATGAACGGTTCCAAACATACCGAACCGTCACAACGTTTTTAAAGTTCGTGTGCAAACTATGcatacattttatcaaaatctgtGGAATACTCACCGTCGGCCGTGCAGCCTCGTCCTTTCATTACACAGGACTGTCCGGGCTCTGGAAATGATCGTGACGTGTCTGGTAATGTGATACTAGCAATATTGGGTAATTCTGGTCCGAATGGTACCGGTTTCTTCAACTTCACCAGAGCTAAGTCGTGCTCCCATTTTCCTGCAATTAGAAAAACGTTATGTATACTATACGTACACGccatatatttcaaaatggcGAACTTCGCGAGCGCTCTTTTGAGGACACATACCTCTCCTAATGACATAGTAGGGATGTAAGATAATCTTTTCGACGTCCATATCCCAGTTGTCATTCTTGAGCCAACCTTTGATTGTACCAACAACGCCGgactaaatatataatatttaacCATCCGTCATATTCGAGTTGCATTGACGAACTAgagttcatttcaaaatcagtaACGAGACGAGTCGTACTGTAtgataggttaactatttatttgacgcacgagctttcgctacaaGCTTCATTAGGTGAATGAGTACGgtcaatagaaaaaaaacattgactATACTCATTCACCTCAAGAAGCtctatacattagtagcgaaagctcgtgcgtctaATAAACTAGTTAAACTATAAAGTACTATTCTGTCTGGTTGTATTCATTGCTATCTATCTAATACTACTAGTAGCGAAACTAGTTTGAAACTAGTAGACAACTACTAGCAGAGAAAGCTCGtacttcaaataaactagtcgAACCTATAAAGTACTATTCGTCTATTTCTATCTATCTAATACGCTTTCAGTCTGGGATGTTTAATGAAGTAATATTCGTCTATTTCTATCTATCTAATACGCTTTCAGTCTGGGATGTTTAATGAAGAACTATTCGTCTATTTCTATCTATCTAATACGCTTTCAGCCTGGGATGTTTAATGAAGAACTATTCGTCTATTTCTATCTTGTTAACTTGTTTAtagacgcacgagctttcgctactagtgtatagtagcttcatcgggtGAATGAGAGATGAAGCTACTAttcattagtagcgaaagctcgtgcgtcaaataaatagttaacctatatagtactactcgtctcgttacttatttTAAACCAGGTTAACGCGGCTACTCGacgaataatttcaaaagcaatgattattttcatttcttcctTACGCTCGATTCCGTGGAGGCCGGTCTCACTGTCCAGCCTGTAGGATCATCTAAATCGTATTTGTAGCTGAAAAATTGCAATGGAATAATAATTTTCAACAGATTTGAGAGCGCCGCCGAAAAATTCTCAACGCGGGCAGATGGAagttaattcatttgaatCTTACTGGATGAAGCAATGAGCCGCGGTTAAAATCCATCGGTCATTGATGAGCGATCCGCCGCAAGTCCAGGTCTTCTTAAACAGAGGAACGCCGATCATTGACGTGGTCGTAAATTTACCCCGTAATGAAACGACCCACGGAGAAATTCCCTCGCTAGCGACGGCTTTAAAAATACGAGGAAATCAGCAATTGAGTTATAAAAGCCGAGATATGACACATTGTCGGGTTATGGATCAGTGATTTCAATCTAGAAAATGATAACTCGATTATTCGTCAATTAAGTTGACCTCACATGATTTAAACCCACTTTGTACAAATCTAAAAGCAAAACTATtattccaaaataaaaaatataaaaaacgaaaattaagTTAACCTTGTTAGAATTAGAACTGGGGACGACTTACTAAGTTAACCTTGTTAGAATTAGAACTGGGGATTGATATTTTAATTCTTTCGTTATGTAGgtcatttttaaaatgaactatttaacaaatatctgcattaaATCTAGCACGGAACTGTGGTACTGGACCCTGGAGTAGTAGTCTACAAAATGGCCTCAAATAAATTGTGCTTGACTTATCCTATCACAGCAATGGCCGAAGGATAATGGCCGAAGCCTTCGGATTTGATTACTATAAAACGAGGCTTTATACTTACGAGCAGCGAGAATGCAGCAGAATGCAATTATACACGTTAAAATGGCGCGCATTGTACTCAAATACACCCAATAAACAGAgtgaaaaaagtgaaaattaaTCGCAATATCTGGTGATATTTATAAGTGCGAATGAATTAATGTTAACAAATGATAACAATTTTTTGACAACGTGTGGGAAAATATTGTTGTATGCATGTATTTTTTCTCATCTGCACACACAAATGACGCCGGATTCCTGATGATAAAACGCGCAGAATCTAATCATGTACAATCATGGgtgattagaaattagaattaaCGATACACGCTAAAATATGTGGGTCAAATATTCCATGTCATTTTTCGAAACGAAAGCAAAATGAAATGGTGGCCGAATCGggacatgaaaaaaaatgtttatattGGCCCGCGTTTGTTGTTGTTTGCTACgtcgagaaaacaaaaaatggtCCAATGTTAAAGTTCTATATATTGTCTATACGTTTTAGTATGGTCCGAATTAGCCATCACAGAATAAGGCTTTTATGGTTTGAAAGTAAATAAAACAGCGAATAttcattctttgaaaatatgttactAGTTAAAGCCGATGTGAATCATGGAGGCCGATTCCGATTCAGCTCACAAAGTTcatgtattttttcaaaagtatCTCATACTAGAGGTCCGTCCCGCTAGTGGCCTCAGACACAGATGTCTATTCAGAGAAATGCTTTTTTATTATCTCTCGACCACCAATTTCTAATTCACCAATAGAACCGCCCGCGATGTTTTGATTTCGATATACGCAACATCAGTTACTAACAACTTGATATCGGACAAATCTTGatatttgactctagatcGCGGTAAATAACGTAACGCTTACAAGGATGCGAGTTAATGGTGCTCGTCCAGGCACTAGCGCGTGTGGGTATCAGGGTTATCACTGGACGTGTTGAACTGGGGACCGTGCTGATTCAATTTCGAGGGTACCCGACATGTTGCCAGGACGTTTGTCCACGATGAAATTGGGTCAAAAATGACTAGGCTGGGAAAGAAGCAGAACAAAAAGTTACACAATCATCTTAGTTGTAAATTGATGGAAAATGCACATTTTGGAAGTAGAATAGCAGAACCAGAATTGATGCAGATGTATGTCCCGACCATCTTACGAACTGTAGGCCACAAAGTGTTTCTATGAAATGTGTAAAATACGTCGATAGGTGCATACGTAGTTTATTTTCGATACCACGCCCAATGATTATGTGGTTTAAAGGATGAAACCAATCGCGTGATAAAACAATATGAACTGTGATTAGATATCGTGGAGATTCCGCATACACTCAATAACAAATCGACAGAGTTGGTTTTTTCATGTTTgaaactcattgaaaacaagTGAAACGCCCGGTTAGATTCATAAACAGAATCACTGAATAAATCAAGTAACACATTTTAAATACCGTAGATTTATTTCACTCGATAATTTAGTAACAATCTAATTCGAAGACATCGTCGACTTGATCCAGTTAACGTAGTGCGAAACGCGTGTGAAGGCGCCCGGTCGCGAACCAGGGTCGTTAGCTATAGTGAACGACGCAATACCGACCTGTACCCATTGACTACCGCGCAGACACGCTAGGGGTCCACCGCTGTCACCCTGAAATCCATTTCAAGCGAAGATATATTCTTCCGAGTTGCGAAAATCAATAGAATCTACAATTTATATCGGTTGACAGTCCAGGTGCAGACTTCGATAGAAGCACGAAGacattttttaagatttttgaaCGTCCCCAGGACGATTCCGTACTGGTAGAAACTGATTGATAATCTAGTAAAGATCTAGAGGTGAGATGTGAAAAGCCGCGACAACGAACACAAGAAGGTTGAAAGGAATAAGTTTAACAAGAAAATagtagaagaaaaagaaaggg from Tubulanus polymorphus chromosome 11, tnTubPoly1.2, whole genome shotgun sequence encodes:
- the LOC141912872 gene encoding serine protease 30-like isoform X4 — encoded protein: MRAILTCIIAFCCILAAPVASEGISPWVVSLRGKFTTTSMIGVPLFKKTWTCGGSLINDRWILTAAHCFIHYKYDLDDPTGWTVRPASTESSSGVVGTIKGWLKNDNWDMDVEKIILHPYYVIRRGKWEHDLALVKLKKPVPFGPELPNIASITLPDTSRSFPEPGQSCVMKGRGCTADEKPVTSKAKELRLPITTGRDCYSKNSVDTFIILCAGNFVDIEQGICEVDSGEPLACQRGNEWVQVGIALSPGDPGLKPGLFTRVSNYVDWIKSTMSSN